Proteins co-encoded in one Streptomyces sp. SLBN-31 genomic window:
- a CDS encoding carbohydrate ABC transporter permease, translating into MTIVNPAPAAPDRRKPSAPPTSPEPVRSRRPNRDALHGLLMSAPALGGLIAFVAVPFVYAVVLSFYNVRLGSPLPPRFFGIEQYRRIFTDPDMSGPFLRALLNNLTFAVVVVPLQTGLALALAILLNRKLKAIGVFRSLFFLPVVFPMALVAVIWRLILARSGDGLLNSALHAVSFGNWGAFDWLGDSLTAMASVIVLSVWQGVGFQMVILLAGLQQIPGELYEAAELDRASRWQQFRHVTLPGIRGTLVFVAMLTSVLSFRVFDQVYVLVHGGGLDEDATRTVMYQAVTTAFDQNNIGQAAAITVVFFLIVVALTLIQRRVVRPGNED; encoded by the coding sequence GTGACCATCGTGAATCCCGCGCCCGCCGCACCGGACAGGCGGAAGCCGAGCGCACCACCGACGTCCCCCGAACCCGTACGCTCCCGGCGCCCCAACCGCGACGCCCTGCACGGGCTGTTGATGTCCGCGCCCGCTCTCGGCGGACTGATCGCCTTCGTCGCAGTGCCGTTCGTCTACGCCGTCGTCCTGTCCTTCTACAACGTGCGGCTCGGCTCGCCGCTGCCGCCGCGCTTCTTCGGCATCGAGCAGTACCGGCGCATCTTCACCGACCCCGACATGTCGGGCCCGTTCCTGCGGGCCCTGCTGAACAACCTGACCTTCGCCGTGGTCGTCGTACCCCTGCAGACGGGTCTCGCGCTGGCGCTGGCCATCCTGCTCAACCGCAAGCTCAAGGCCATCGGCGTCTTCCGGTCCCTGTTCTTCCTGCCGGTCGTCTTCCCCATGGCCCTGGTGGCGGTCATCTGGCGGCTCATCCTCGCCCGCAGCGGCGACGGCCTGCTCAACTCGGCGCTGCACGCGGTCAGTTTCGGCAACTGGGGGGCCTTCGACTGGCTCGGCGACAGCCTCACCGCCATGGCCTCGGTCATCGTGCTGTCCGTGTGGCAGGGCGTCGGCTTCCAGATGGTCATCCTGCTCGCCGGCCTCCAGCAGATCCCCGGCGAGCTCTACGAGGCCGCCGAACTCGACCGGGCCTCGCGGTGGCAGCAGTTCCGGCACGTCACCCTGCCGGGCATCCGCGGCACCCTCGTGTTCGTCGCCATGCTCACCTCGGTGCTGTCCTTCCGCGTCTTCGACCAGGTCTACGTCCTCGTCCACGGCGGCGGACTCGACGAGGACGCCACCCGCACGGTGATGTACCAGGCCGTGACCACGGCCTTCGACCAGAACAACATCGGACAGGCAGCCGCGATCACGGTCGTCTTCTTCCTGATCGTCGTCGCCCTGACCCTCATCCAGCGCCGCGTCGTCCGCCCCGGCAACGAGGACTGA